In Candidatus Vicinibacter proximus, the genomic stretch AAATTATTTATTTCTGTCTCCTTTTAATCTCTGCTTCTATAGCAAACGCACAAACCAGCACAAGTGCTGCATTTTGAAAAGTTGCCTCGCTGGGAGATCAGCTCTTTGTAAAGCTTACGAAAAACAGGACACGGCGACTTTTTAACGGATTGCTAAAAGCGTTTTTGGAGAAATTCAACACTCTTGATACCACTGCCCGAAGTCGTATGCCCGTTACTATGCAAGTGCATATTACAGCGCGGCGTGTCACGTACGCTTTGATGAATAACAAGTCACAGGCACTGGCAAGTTTAGAAAAAGCAATTAAGGGTGGTTATACTAATTATGCCATATTCAGGAAGACGCTGACCTCAACAACATGCGGAGCGACAAAAATTCAAAGCTATTGTCGGACCGTTAAGAGAGGTGGGCGACTACATTTACATTTTGAAAAAAGCCGGGAAATACAACGAAATGACAATAAACCGCTACCGCAGTTACCTATCAAAAAATAGTAGCAACTCAATCTTATTGCCCTTCACAAAGCGTTTAATTTAGATAGCATAGCTGGCAGCGGTAACGAAGTGTCAAAATCCTAAACCTGTTGCATTGGATACATTACTCTCGTCCCCCACGGCGGTAATCACGACAACCCTACGGTAAAAATGCAATGAACATGATAGCTGTTTGCAAGCGTGACAAGCTGGTTTGAACTGCCGGGGATTGGCGGCTGTTTTAAATGAATGTTACTTGGCTTTGGGTTTCAAATCCGTTTTGTGACATGCCTACCGAAAGATAGCCTAAGCATTGACCCCGATTACCATGTTATCAATGCGGTATATTCTGAAGACGCGAAAAAAGTGGTTATGGATTGACCCAAGAAATGACGCCTATGTAATGAACGAAATAGGGGACTGTTAAGTATTGAAGAAGTTCGAGAACGAATGATTAATGACAAGCCGTTAATCTTGAACCCAGAAGCAAACTGGAACAGGCAGTTTTCAAAAAACCAAACAAAACTATTTGTAACATACATGGCTAAAAACCTGTACATGCTTCAGTGCAACGTTAACAGCGAGTATGACACCGAGACTTACGGCAACAACAAAATAATTACAACAATTACGCTTTTGCCATTAGAATATTTCAAGCAAACGCCTGACCGTTCAGAATATACCAATAAAGAAATCAACGACCTTTATACATTACAAGACTAACAACCCAACTCTGTTTTGGCAGGCACCGTGATAACAGCACGAACGCACAACAGGGGGTTTGCTGCCATGGCGGGGCGATGGAAGTAACTTCAGCTATGTGCAGGCATCAGCAGCAATTCCAGCGTGACGAATAACGCCAAGCAATAAAACTTATCTTCAACAATAAAACAAAATTGGGCTGCGGTTCGGGGCTGACATTCAATGAATGCCGCCACAGCAGCAAGCCTAGTCCGTTGGCAGCAAATTTAACTTAAAACAACAGGCATCGTATAAAACTAATTTTATTTACCATGAAGTCGCTTCTACTTTTTCTTATTCTACCGAACCTAGCCTTAACCCAGACATGGGCTCCAATTGGTGCAAAATGGACTTACACACAAGGTACAATCAATCCCAATTATACAACATTCACAACATTTGAGTCGGTTGCAGATACGGTTATAAATGGACAAAGTTGTAAGATCTTAACAATAATTGAACACTATGGACCTGGTTGGTCTGACACCACACAACAATACACATATTCGGATAACAACCGGGTTTATTTTTATAGTGGCACGAGCTGGTGTTTAATATATGACTTTAATGCACAACAAGGTGATACATTCGTACTGAATTGTTTTCATGGGGCACTCGTCCAGCCAGTAGTAAAAGTTTTATCTGTTGATACAATTACAATTAATGAGCATCAGCGAAAACGCTTTGATTATTTAGTATCCGACTTGCTTATTGGATTTTCTGGATTTGTAATTGAAGGAATCGGTAATACATATGGCATGTTTCCAGTTGTCCATCACACCTTAGGTATTGGACCTTTAAGATGCTATGAAGATAGTATCCTTGGTCTTTATAAAAACCAATATTACTATAGAAATAGGGATTCAGCATGGCACCAGGACTGCAATTTAATTATTACAGGTGTTGACGATCAGACTGCTTCTGAAAATTTGAAAGTGTTCCGAATCCTTTTTTTCGATAATCTTACATTCCAATTCTTAAACAACATACAAACAAGGGTTACTCTTTATGATTTAATGGGAAAGTGTGTTTTAGATCAATATTTACAAACTACGCTACAATAAATACGGAGCTTTTGCCGCGTAGTATCTACTTCTATGAGGTAAGGAGCAATAATGGAACACGAAAAACTGGAATGATTATCAAACAGTGAAAGCGGATAAAATCTGCTGCCAACATCGCATAGACTCTACAACGCCAAGCATCAAAAGTCATTCTCTTTTAATTTTTTTCCGCTAATGAGAAATTAATTTATTAGTTTTGGCTGCTATTGGTTTGGCGGTGCAGCGTCTATGTCAAATCCGTTAGCGGTCATTTATATACAATAATGAAGATTACTACATTTATATTATTTTTGTGCAATATCTGTATTGTAAATTCTCAGAGCACATTGCTTCCATTTGAGAAAAATGATTTATGGGGGTATAAGAATACGAACCACACCATTATCGTTAATCCGATATTTGATGAAGCTTACGCTATTTTTTTGAACGTGGAAGAGTTAAGATAAATGGAAAGTTTGGTTATATTAATTGTAAGGGTAAGGTTGTTATTAAACCTAGCTTTGAATTTGCAGAAGATTTTATCTTTGGTGTTGCTGAGGTAAAGGTGAAAAATAAGAAATTTTATATTAATCGAAACGGTAAAAAACTTAAATCAAGTGAATTAATTAGTTGTGTTCATACTCACCTTGATTCCCCATACTTAATACAAGATAGTCTGTCATTAGGTATTTTCAAGTCTATTTATGAGAAAACTATCGCAAAGCTTTTGCTTTCTGAAGTTGATTCATTATATTTAATTGGTCAAATATTAATAGCAAGGAAAAATAATAAATTTGCTGTGTATGATTTAATGATAAGAGATACAACTCCAATTGCTCATATTCGAAAAACAGAATTTAAATATGATTCTATCAAGTTCTTTAAATGTAATGATAATGATGGAAAACTTCAAGAAAATATTGCTTTAAAGGAAAATTCGTTTTGGGGAATGATACTTTTAAATTTTAAAAATGAAATAATAGAACCAAAATACTTATATATAAGTGGTATTAATGGGCACTACGCATTAGTTGAATTCGAAAACGGAAATTTTGGCTATATAGATATTTATGGAAAGGAATATTTTTATAGAAATGAAAACTTTAACGGCCACTAACATGAGATTAATTCAAGCAGAGCAATTTGGATTTTATGCAATAGAATGTCGTATATTTAGCTTGATATAATTGCTATTGGAAGTCTCTTTAAATGCTCTGCCTGAAATTATCTCAGAACCGTTGGGGTCATTAAAAAATAAATTAAACCATGAATCCAACCGAAAAAAGAAGAGCCGAAAATTTTAAATAATTTCTCATCAATGGGAAATATGGAAGCAAAACAATTTACTACATGGATATAATCAGAAGTAAATTGGCAATTACATTTGTCCAATTTGTTAAAGCATTTTTCACCGCAAGATTTAAATTAAAGCTATCCTAATCCTTTAACATTAGAAGATGCTCCTCCAAAATCATTGGGTGGAAAAGCAAATACATTAACCTGCAAAAAATGCAACAATACACTTGGTAGTCAAATAGATTCTCACCTCCATTACAGACTTAATGAATTGGACAAAAAGAAATTCTTACCAAACAAAGAGGCATAAGTGAAGGTAAAAATTGGCGATGATATTGTTCAAGGAACTGTTCGAGTTGACGAGAATGGAACTATGACGAGATTTCACAGCAATAAAAATAATCACAAAGAAAAATTGGAAGAATTCATAAAAAGAATAGACCCAAACTCAGAAAATCCATTTGTGACGATTGAATTTCCGACAGGAAAAGTAGATTTATTTAAGTTGAAATTCGCTCTATTAAAATCGGCATACCTGCTTGTTTTTGAGAGATTTGGATACCTTTTCATATTAGATATAGTTTTCGATAGATAGAGAAAACAACTGCTAAATCCAGATAGAATAATATACCCAACTAAGTTTTGGTTTGAGCCTCCATATCAAAAAATCACTGTGTGGAGTTCATTTCATCCTTAAAAAAGGGATGGAATCAATATTGGTTATCTTTCCATTAAAGACTGAAAATACAGAGCGGATAATAGCTACGATATTACCATTACCTTTTAATTCGATTGATGATATAATTGATGAATTGAATCGAAGGTTCTTGAAAGATAAAACCTTAAATTTTCAATGTGCAGCATTTGATCCAAAAGCGGATTATCTGACAGAAGCAGAACACATGAAACATACAGAAAATTATAAAGAAAAAGTAAAAATGTACTGCTAACACTGCATAAAACGGCAAGCTTGCCAATGCGACTGTCCTGCGTTCATGCGAAACCGTTACCGGACTACAGTGTTTCACATTACGAATTACCTTGCTCAATTACGAATTACAGAACCAATTGCGAATTTCCTATAAGTCGTTTGTCGGCATTTTTGGCAAACAATGATTATATTATCTTGCATTTGAGTTAGGCTTCAAATTTGAGAACCTGTTGCATTCTATGCTATTCAATAACATGCAAATCGAACAAGCAGCGTTTCTTCAATGAACCAGGTCTTTAAATAGTAGATAAATTTATTTTACTTTAAACTTATCAGGGTATATTATGAATGTAGGCGTAAAATATTCATTATTAGATGTTTAATTACTTAGGTTGTAATAATGAATGTATATTGTACTGGTGATTAACTTCTTTAATTGGTATGAAGATTAAAATATTTATAACTCTAATATTTTGCGCTTGGTCCAAATTATTTTATTGCCAGGAACTAATTCGCGCAATTAAATTTGGTGGTAATGAAACAGTACAAGGCAATTGTGTTGCTGTTGACGACCAAGATAATGTTTATTCTACTGGATTTTTACTGATACGGTTGATTTTGATCCTGGACCTTTGAAATATAATTTGATTGAAGGAAATAGCACTAGTTATAATTTATACATCTCTAAATTAGATTCTTCTGGCAAAGTTATTTGGGCTAAGTCGTTGTTTGCAACAGACCAAAGGAGCTCTTCTGATTTTCTCTCGGCACAGAAAATTTTAATTTCGAATGGATTTTTTATATATAGTAGGAAGATTTACTGGTTCAGTTGATTTTGATCCTGGACCTGGTACCTATTTACTTAATTCAACACTTTACTATCGTTATGATGGATATATTTTGAAGTTTGATCTGGATGGAAATTTTCAGTGGGTGAAACATCTTAAAGGACGTGAAAATAAATCCGTTAATTCTATTGATGCCGACTCAAAAGGAAATTTATATTGTACAGGATTTTTTCAGAAACTATAGATTTTGATTTTGGACCAGGTGTTGCTAATTTGAGACCAACTGATTATGATTCCTATATCTTAAAATTGGCTCCTAATGGAAATTTTATTTGGGTAAAGCAATTAAAAGGGGATCTCTTAGGCAATTCAAGTAGTGCTATAAAAATTGATAATTTAGATAATATTTATATTTTGGGACAATTCTATGGTACAATGGATTTTGATCCAGGTCCATCTTCCTTTAAGTTAAGTCCTAATGGAGATTTAGATGCATACCTAGTAAAACTGGATCCTTCTGGAAATTTTGTTTGGGCAAATACCATTGCCGGACCGGAATTCAGTTTAAGTGAGGACTTAGATATTGATGCCAGTGGATTTATATATTGTATCGGAGTTTTTTTCTGGTTCATTAGATTTTAATTTAGTTAACGGTACAAAAAGATTGAAATCATTTGGGGAACAAGATGTTTTTATTTGTAAATTTAATCCAGATGGAAAAGTATTATGGGCAGATAATTTTGGGAGTCCAATAAATGATTTCGTCAGCGGAATTGCTCTTGATTTGCAAAATGAAATTTTTATTTCAGGTAGCTTCCAAGATATTGCCGATTTTATTCAGCAACTGGGGGTAAATTGTTAAGTTCAAAAGGAACTTATGATTTATATTTATTAAAATTAGATTTTGATGGAAATTATTTATGTGCAAATAGTACCGGGAGTTCAAACTTGGACTTTGCAGGAGAAGTTATTATTGATAAGCAAAATAGTTTATACCTAACTGGAAGCTTTAACGACACTGTCGATTTTGATTTTGGGTTTGATGTTACAGAGCTTATTACAACAGGAAGATATCCAAATCCTGATGCTTTTCTATTAAAATATAAGAATTGTTTTAATAAATTTACTATTGATACCGTTTATGCTTGTGATTCATATACATGGCTAGACGGAGTAACTTATTTTTCTGATAACAATACTTCATTTAAGAATTTTAGAAAAACCACATGTTGTGACAGCACTGTCCAATTAAATCTCAAAATCTATAAATCCGATAGTTCTACCATTCAAAGAACTTCTTGTGATAGTTTTTATTGGAATGGGGTGAAACTTGAAAACTCAGGAAGGTATTACTATACAGGAAGTTCTGTTTTTGGATGTGATAGTGTTATCATATTAGATTTAACCATCTTGCAACCAATACAAACTATTGACAAAGTGAATGCTTGTGATAGTTATACCTGGAATGGGATTATGTATAATAGTTCTGGTAAATATAGTCATCGATTAACAACATCAGAAGGATGTGATTCCATAGCGCATTTAGAATTAGTCGTTAACCAATCTATGCGAGTAGAAATCGAGCATTTTAATTGTGGAACTTATCACTGGAATGGCAATACCTATTTAAAGAGTGGAGATTATCGTTATGATACCATCGGGATCAATGGTTGTGACAGCACAACTATTCTCCATCTGACCATCGACTCCATCATTCGACAACAAGAGAAGATCAGCACATGTAATAATTACAATTGGAATGGCATATTGATTACAACGGATGGAATTTATACTGACACATTCCCAAGTATTAATGGGTGTGACAGCATTATAACGCTCGATATTAAAATCAAACAAGCTACTCAATCAACAAACTATAGCACAAGTTGTGATAGCTTACTATGGAATGGAAATACCTATACACAAAGTGGAACATATAATTACAAAACTCAAAATGTAAATGGTTGCGATAGCGTCGCTACGCTAAACTTAATCATTAATCAATCAACTAATTCAACCACAACGATTACTACATGCGACAGCCTAATGTGGAATAATAAAGTATACAAACAAAGTGGAACTTATCAATATACAACATTGAATGCATCAGGGTGTGATAG encodes the following:
- a CDS encoding WG repeat-containing protein, whose protein sequence is MNGKFGYINCKGKVVIKPSFEFAEDFIFGVAEVKVKNKKFYINRNGKKLKSSELISCVHTHLDSPYLIQDSLSLGIFKSIYEKTIAKLLLSEVDSLYLIGQILIARKNNKFAVYDLMIRDTTPIAHIRKTEFKYDSIKFFKCNDNDGKLQENIALKENSFWGMILLNFKNEIIEPKYLYISGINGHYALVEFENGNFGYIDIYGKEYFYRNENFNGH
- a CDS encoding gliding motility-associated C-terminal domain-containing protein — protein: MLSSKGTYDLYLLKLDFDGNYLCANSTGSSNLDFAGEVIIDKQNSLYLTGSFNDTVDFDFGFDVTELITTGRYPNPDAFLLKYKNCFNKFTIDTVYACDSYTWLDGVTYFSDNNTSFKNFRKTTCCDSTVQLNLKIYKSDSSTIQRTSCDSFYWNGVKLENSGRYYYTGSSVFGCDSVIILDLTILQPIQTIDKVNACDSYTWNGIMYNSSGKYSHRLTTSEGCDSIAHLELVVNQSMRVEIEHFNCGTYHWNGNTYLKSGDYRYDTIGINGCDSTTILHLTIDSIIRQQEKISTCNNYNWNGILITTDGIYTDTFPSINGCDSIITLDIKIKQATQSTNYSTSCDSLLWNGNTYTQSGTYNYKTQNVNGCDSVATLNLIINQSTNSTTTITTCDSLMWNNKVYKQSGTYQYTTLNASGCDSIAELQLIIYPSNHIRVLQTACNSYNWNGTIYTQSGTYIYKTISSKGCDSIITMDLTIIPSSIKDTSITICDSITFLNNTLSTSGNYTFILQNTQGCDSLIHLNLNINSQHFRSNVSTCGSYQWDVNGITYDSSGIYVSKFINGSACDSIYQLDLTIHKNYEIREKAEVCKEYLWPVNKVLYTQSGDYIYPLKTNHGCDSIIKLNLLVNPEFQHTDTVTTTDAYTWPVNLKAYPTSGTYKEIYQTQNGCDSIHLLLLSISKDVSIYYPNIIQPGGVNTYFTIYVYGTTATIKSLSIYDRWGERIWQKQNFLPNELPQGWDGKYKDQDVMPGVYVWHAEIVLLDGSVIMEKGDVTVVR